Proteins from a single region of Thermotoga maritima MSB8:
- the rplK gene encoding 50S ribosomal protein L11 yields the protein MAKKVAAQIKLQLPAGKATPAPPVGPALGQHGVNIMEFCKRFNAETADKAGMILPVVITVYEDKSFTFIIKTPPASFLLKKAAGIEKGSSEPKRKIVGKVTRKQIEEIAKTKMPDLNANSLEAAMKIIEGTAKSMGIEVVD from the coding sequence ATGGCGAAGAAAGTAGCGGCTCAGATTAAATTACAACTGCCTGCCGGAAAAGCCACGCCGGCTCCACCCGTTGGACCCGCCTTGGGTCAGCACGGTGTTAACATCATGGAGTTTTGTAAAAGGTTCAATGCCGAAACAGCGGATAAAGCAGGCATGATACTTCCTGTTGTTATCACAGTGTACGAAGACAAGTCGTTCACTTTCATCATCAAAACACCACCTGCTTCCTTCCTTCTCAAGAAAGCAGCGGGTATAGAGAAGGGTTCTTCCGAGCCAAAAAGAAAGATAGTTGGAAAAGTTACCAGAAAACAGATTGAAGAAATAGCGAAAACAAAGATGCCAGATTTGAACGCAAACAGCTTGGAAGCAGCCATGAAGATCATTGAAGGAACCGCTAAGAGTATGGGAATAGAAGTAGTGGACTGA
- a CDS encoding DNA-directed RNA polymerase subunit beta: MKEISCGRRTRVSFGKSREPLPIPDLVEIQKSSYRRFLEEGLLEVLKKFSPIYSQATRSDLRKSDRGFALEFVSTRTGEPAIDPLECKAKGLTYSVPIYATARLTDMKSGEMKEEEVFLGYIPYMTDRGTFIINGAERVVVNQIVVSPGLYFSSEYIDREEYGGYFLPSRGAWLEVILDPYDGVLYAGLDGKKVNLFLFLKTIGYEKDEDILSLYPTYLDADDEDSLLLHVGSILLEDIYDGGRKIAEKWDILTKDLAERILMIDDINQIKIVHPIAQNTFEKMLEVVSSSSEEGEEEEEKTKIYGLNEVTVVDAYLEIFRRLRPEELPRINAAKRYLHDLFFNPERYDLSEVGRYKVNERLRNAYIRYLIEVEGEDPEEARKKVYNETSLVLKPLDIVLASRILFDYFERRYVNDFEIDSYELKNLIRIFKEEYLEKRKTAPYDLRKLVSVFRRNYGVTSDLGVFAAIRYVSNINKELPSIPFDTKDHLGNKRVRTVGELVQREFERLFARAQKAIQERLTLINSLSKVSIQSLINIKSIISTVNQFFAMNQLSQFMDQVNPLSELTHKRRVSAVGPGGLRRESKVFEARNVHYSQYGRLCPIETPEGANIGFITSLAIYAKIDEYGFLMTPYRKVVNGKVTDEVVYLRANEEEEYKIIPATTPVDEEGNIIPERVVARMGEDIRLVPKEEVDFMDVSTKQPFSVSASLIPFLEHDDASRALMGSNMQRQAVPLLKTEAPLVGTGMEWEAAKNSGYVILAEHDGIVKEVDAARVVVHRTDENGNLMYDDKGNPVVDEYRLLKFVRSNQDTMINQKPIVNEGDFVKKGDPIADGPATDMGELALGRNILVAFMPWEGYNYEDAILVSQELLEEDVFTSIHIEVYETQARETRLGPEEITADIPNVSKELLKNLDENGIIRVGAYVVSDYGVGSQAILVGKVTPKGEGDTTPEEKIIRSVFGERGRDVKDTSLRLPHGVEGRVIRVDVYDQNDIAELGAGVLKLVRVYVASRKTLDIGDKLAGRHGNKGVVSNILPKEDMPFLPDGTPVQMVLNPLGIPSRMNVGQILETHLGWLAKLTGKWFATPVFEGAKEDEILRPLYEERKKRGLHLGDDENNPNGKVVLRDGRTGEPFDNPVVVGYMYMLKLIHIAKEKIHARSTGPYSLIHQQPLGGKSHFGGQRLGEMEVWALEAYGAAHTLAEMLTIKSDDIKGRNEAYKAILKNMNIPEPGVPESFRVLIKELRGLALDVRLYDENGNEIDIDKY, from the coding sequence ATGAAAGAGATCTCTTGCGGTAGGAGGACGAGGGTTTCTTTCGGCAAGAGCCGAGAGCCCCTGCCAATTCCAGACCTCGTGGAGATCCAGAAGAGTTCCTACCGAAGATTCCTCGAAGAAGGTTTGCTTGAAGTCCTCAAGAAATTTTCTCCCATTTATTCGCAGGCGACCCGCTCAGATTTGAGAAAATCAGACAGAGGATTTGCTCTCGAGTTTGTTTCAACCAGAACTGGAGAACCTGCCATCGATCCCCTTGAATGTAAAGCGAAGGGTCTAACCTACAGTGTTCCGATATATGCGACGGCTCGCCTTACCGACATGAAAAGCGGTGAGATGAAGGAAGAAGAAGTGTTCCTTGGCTACATTCCCTACATGACGGATCGTGGAACGTTCATAATAAACGGAGCAGAAAGGGTTGTAGTCAATCAGATAGTGGTTTCCCCAGGGCTTTACTTCTCGTCTGAGTACATAGACAGAGAAGAATACGGCGGGTACTTTCTCCCTTCTCGAGGTGCATGGCTCGAAGTCATCCTCGATCCCTACGATGGAGTTCTTTACGCGGGCCTTGACGGAAAGAAGGTCAACCTTTTCCTCTTTCTGAAAACGATCGGTTACGAAAAAGATGAGGATATCCTCTCCCTTTATCCCACCTATCTGGATGCCGACGATGAAGACAGTCTCCTGCTCCACGTGGGCTCCATTCTGCTCGAAGACATCTACGATGGTGGCAGGAAGATCGCTGAAAAATGGGATATCCTGACCAAAGATCTCGCGGAAAGGATTCTGATGATAGATGACATAAATCAGATAAAAATAGTTCATCCAATAGCTCAAAATACATTTGAAAAGATGCTGGAAGTGGTGTCTTCCTCGAGCGAAGAGGGAGAGGAAGAAGAGGAAAAGACAAAGATTTACGGTTTAAACGAAGTCACCGTTGTGGACGCATATCTGGAAATTTTCAGGAGATTGCGACCCGAAGAACTTCCAAGAATAAACGCGGCAAAAAGGTATCTGCACGACCTCTTCTTCAATCCGGAAAGGTACGATCTTTCCGAGGTGGGAAGATACAAAGTCAACGAAAGACTCAGAAACGCTTACATCAGGTACCTCATAGAGGTTGAAGGGGAAGATCCCGAAGAGGCGAGGAAGAAGGTTTACAACGAAACTTCTCTCGTTCTGAAACCACTTGATATAGTCCTCGCTTCCAGAATTCTCTTCGACTACTTTGAGAGAAGATATGTCAACGATTTTGAAATAGATTCCTACGAGTTGAAGAATCTGATCAGAATCTTCAAGGAAGAATACTTGGAAAAGAGAAAAACGGCTCCCTACGATCTCAGAAAACTTGTATCTGTGTTCCGGAGAAATTACGGAGTAACATCTGATCTCGGTGTGTTTGCTGCTATCAGGTATGTTTCCAACATAAACAAAGAGCTTCCTTCGATACCTTTCGATACGAAGGATCACCTCGGGAACAAACGTGTTAGAACCGTTGGAGAACTCGTTCAGAGAGAGTTCGAGAGATTGTTCGCAAGGGCGCAGAAGGCCATTCAGGAAAGACTCACACTCATAAACTCTTTGAGTAAGGTTTCCATTCAGAGCCTTATAAACATAAAATCCATCATATCAACGGTCAACCAGTTCTTCGCGATGAACCAGCTTTCTCAGTTCATGGATCAGGTGAATCCTCTGTCGGAACTCACTCACAAAAGAAGGGTTTCTGCTGTCGGACCCGGTGGATTGAGAAGAGAATCCAAAGTCTTCGAAGCAAGAAACGTGCACTACTCTCAGTACGGAAGGCTGTGTCCCATTGAAACACCCGAAGGCGCGAACATAGGATTCATAACATCTCTGGCTATATACGCTAAAATCGATGAATACGGATTTCTCATGACTCCTTATAGAAAGGTAGTCAATGGAAAAGTAACGGATGAAGTGGTCTATCTGAGGGCCAACGAAGAAGAAGAGTACAAAATCATACCTGCCACCACACCCGTGGATGAAGAGGGCAACATAATACCAGAGAGAGTAGTGGCTCGAATGGGTGAAGATATCAGGCTTGTTCCCAAAGAAGAAGTAGATTTCATGGATGTATCGACGAAGCAACCCTTCAGTGTCTCGGCTTCACTCATTCCGTTCCTCGAACACGACGACGCCAGCCGAGCCCTCATGGGTTCGAACATGCAGAGGCAGGCCGTCCCACTTCTGAAAACAGAAGCACCCCTCGTTGGAACTGGAATGGAATGGGAAGCAGCGAAAAATTCTGGTTATGTTATTCTCGCAGAACACGATGGAATAGTGAAAGAGGTCGACGCTGCCAGAGTTGTTGTTCACAGAACGGACGAGAATGGAAATCTCATGTACGACGATAAAGGCAATCCAGTGGTTGATGAATACAGACTTCTAAAGTTTGTGAGATCCAACCAGGATACGATGATAAATCAAAAACCCATCGTGAACGAAGGCGATTTTGTGAAGAAGGGTGATCCCATAGCCGACGGTCCGGCAACCGACATGGGAGAACTGGCACTTGGAAGGAACATCCTCGTTGCCTTCATGCCATGGGAAGGTTACAACTACGAGGACGCCATCCTTGTGAGTCAGGAGCTTCTCGAAGAAGACGTCTTCACATCGATCCACATAGAAGTTTATGAAACTCAAGCAAGAGAAACGAGGCTCGGTCCTGAAGAGATCACCGCTGATATACCGAACGTGAGCAAAGAACTTCTGAAAAATCTCGATGAGAACGGAATCATCAGAGTTGGAGCGTACGTTGTGAGTGACTATGGAGTGGGTTCTCAGGCGATACTGGTTGGAAAAGTGACGCCGAAAGGCGAAGGAGACACAACACCCGAAGAAAAGATCATCAGATCCGTTTTTGGTGAACGCGGAAGAGACGTGAAGGATACATCTCTCAGGCTGCCTCACGGGGTTGAGGGAAGAGTTATAAGGGTCGATGTTTACGATCAAAACGATATAGCAGAACTGGGAGCGGGAGTTTTGAAACTCGTCAGGGTGTACGTTGCCTCAAGAAAGACGCTCGACATCGGAGACAAACTCGCAGGACGCCACGGAAACAAAGGAGTCGTTTCAAACATACTTCCAAAAGAAGACATGCCGTTCCTACCCGATGGAACACCGGTTCAGATGGTACTGAACCCGCTGGGAATACCTTCACGTATGAACGTCGGTCAGATTCTGGAAACGCACCTTGGATGGCTCGCCAAACTAACTGGAAAATGGTTCGCAACTCCTGTGTTCGAAGGGGCGAAAGAAGACGAAATTCTCAGACCGCTCTACGAAGAAAGGAAGAAGAGAGGCCTTCACCTTGGAGACGACGAAAACAATCCGAATGGAAAAGTGGTTCTCAGAGATGGAAGAACGGGAGAACCCTTCGACAATCCTGTGGTGGTTGGTTACATGTACATGCTGAAACTCATCCATATAGCCAAAGAAAAGATTCACGCAAGGTCCACAGGACCGTACTCTCTCATTCACCAGCAGCCTCTCGGTGGAAAGTCTCACTTCGGTGGACAGAGGCTTGGAGAAATGGAGGTCTGGGCTCTGGAGGCCTATGGAGCTGCTCATACTCTTGCGGAGATGCTCACCATAAAATCCGACGACATAAAAGGAAGAAACGAAGCCTATAAAGCCATACTGAAGAACATGAATATACCTGAACCTGGTGTTCCCGAAAGCTTTAGGGTTCTCATCAAAGAACTCAGAGGTCTCGCGCTCGATGTGAGACTCTACGATGAGAACGGTAACGAGATAGATATCGACAAGTACTGA
- the rplJ gene encoding 50S ribosomal protein L10 — protein MLTRQQKELIVKEMSEIFKKTSLILFADFLGFTVADLTELRSRLREKYGDGARFRVVKNTLLNLALKNAEYEGYEEFLKGPTAVLYVTEGDPVEAVKIIYNFYKDKKADLSRLKGGFLEGKKFTAEEVENIAKLPSKEELYAMLVGRVKAPITGLVFALSGILRNLVYVLNAIKEKKSE, from the coding sequence TTGCTGACCAGGCAACAGAAAGAACTCATAGTTAAAGAAATGAGTGAAATATTCAAAAAGACATCGCTGATACTCTTTGCCGATTTCCTGGGTTTCACGGTAGCTGATCTCACCGAGCTTCGTTCTAGATTGAGAGAAAAGTACGGAGATGGAGCAAGGTTCAGGGTTGTGAAGAACACTCTCTTGAATCTCGCTCTCAAGAACGCTGAGTACGAAGGTTACGAAGAATTTCTCAAGGGACCCACAGCTGTACTCTACGTCACTGAAGGAGACCCTGTAGAAGCTGTCAAGATAATTTACAACTTTTACAAGGATAAGAAAGCGGATCTTTCGAGGCTCAAGGGTGGTTTCCTCGAAGGAAAGAAATTCACGGCAGAAGAAGTGGAAAACATTGCGAAACTCCCATCCAAAGAAGAGCTCTACGCTATGCTCGTTGGTCGTGTGAAAGCTCCGATTACCGGTCTTGTGTTTGCATTGAGTGGTATTTTGAGGAATCTCGTGTATGTGCTCAATGCTATTAAAGAGAAAAAATCTGAATGA
- the rplL gene encoding 50S ribosomal protein L7/L12, with product MTIDEIIEAIEKLTVSELAELVKKLEDKFGVTAAAPVAVAAAPVAGAAAGAAQEEKTEFDVVLKSFGQNKIQVIKVVREITGLGLKEAKDLVEKAGSPDAVIKSGVSKEEAEEIKKKLEEAGAEVELK from the coding sequence ATGACGATTGATGAAATCATCGAAGCGATTGAGAAACTCACAGTTTCAGAGCTTGCAGAACTCGTGAAGAAGCTCGAAGACAAATTTGGAGTGACTGCTGCTGCACCTGTGGCTGTCGCTGCTGCCCCAGTTGCTGGAGCAGCTGCCGGTGCCGCTCAGGAAGAAAAGACAGAGTTTGACGTCGTTTTGAAGAGCTTCGGCCAGAACAAGATTCAGGTCATCAAAGTTGTCAGGGAAATCACCGGACTCGGTCTCAAGGAAGCCAAAGACCTCGTCGAAAAAGCCGGTTCACCCGATGCAGTCATTAAGAGCGGTGTTTCCAAAGAAGAGGCAGAAGAGATCAAGAAGAAACTCGAAGAAGCTGGTGCTGAAGTGGAACTGAAGTAA
- the rplA gene encoding 50S ribosomal protein L1 has product MPKHSKRYLEARKLVDRTKYYDLDEAIELVKKTATAKFDETIELHIQTGIDYRKPEQHIRGTIVLPHGTGKEVKVLVFAKGEKAKEALEAGADYVGAEDLVEKIEKEGFLDFDVAIATPDMMRIIGRLGKILGPRGLMPSPKSGTVTQEVAEAVKEFKKGRIEVRTDKTGNIHIPVGKRSFDNEKLKENIIAAIKQIMQMKPAGVKGQFIKKVVLASTMGPGIKLNLQSLLKE; this is encoded by the coding sequence ATGCCGAAGCACTCCAAGAGGTATCTTGAAGCAAGGAAACTGGTGGACAGAACAAAGTACTACGATCTTGACGAAGCCATAGAACTCGTTAAAAAAACTGCCACGGCGAAATTCGATGAAACGATAGAACTCCACATTCAAACTGGAATAGACTACAGGAAACCTGAACAGCACATCAGAGGAACGATCGTGCTTCCACACGGGACAGGTAAGGAAGTCAAGGTTCTGGTGTTTGCCAAAGGTGAAAAGGCAAAAGAGGCTTTGGAAGCGGGCGCGGATTACGTAGGAGCTGAGGATCTTGTAGAAAAAATAGAAAAAGAAGGTTTTCTCGATTTCGATGTGGCAATAGCCACACCTGATATGATGAGAATAATCGGAAGGCTCGGAAAGATTCTGGGACCAAGAGGTTTGATGCCATCGCCCAAATCTGGAACGGTGACTCAGGAAGTAGCAGAAGCGGTTAAAGAGTTTAAAAAAGGAAGAATCGAGGTCAGAACGGACAAAACTGGGAACATCCACATACCCGTTGGTAAGAGGAGCTTCGATAACGAGAAACTGAAGGAAAACATAATCGCGGCAATAAAACAGATTATGCAGATGAAACCCGCAGGTGTGAAAGGACAGTTCATAAAAAAAGTGGTTTTGGCTTCTACAATGGGACCCGGTATAAAATTGAATCTTCAGAGTCTGTTGAAAGAGTAA